One window of Bacillota bacterium genomic DNA carries:
- a CDS encoding DUF5131 family protein, producing MGQTKIEWATDVWNPVTGCTPVSEGCANCYAKRMAHRLRGRFGYPADDPFRVTLHPERLEEPMRWKKPRRVFTGSMTDLFHEEVPDDFLDHIFAVMALCPQHTFLLLTKRPERMRSYLANASRPFAVQKTMDGISIDLATKPATKEEWRAVLGYEGFYEVSDHGRVRRVGGGTKGRRTPEGILRPRATRGGYYSVCLSLGAQVRQVRINRLVLEAFVGPPPSPDAEARHRNGDRTDNRIENLCWGSKKDNMADASRHGTAGVWAKSQAKFTAEQVAEIRDLRAKGLKLDDIAAQYGTTRKHISAICLGHKYRLPAIPWPLSNVWLGVTAENQARADERIPILLQIPAAVRFVSVEPMLGPVELSEYLSPKFYASEEKPAPLGINTKPYRAARLRGAISWVICGVETGPNRRSVSLDDIRLLRDQAVAAGVPFFLKSAEIDGRMVKMPKLDGRTWDEAPEVGR from the coding sequence ATGGGCCAGACCAAGATAGAGTGGGCCACCGACGTATGGAACCCCGTGACGGGCTGTACTCCCGTGTCAGAGGGTTGCGCGAACTGCTACGCGAAGCGGATGGCCCACCGGCTCCGGGGCCGGTTTGGGTACCCGGCTGATGATCCGTTCCGCGTGACATTGCACCCGGAGCGGCTGGAGGAACCGATGCGGTGGAAGAAGCCCCGGCGGGTGTTTACGGGTAGTATGACCGACCTCTTCCATGAAGAAGTCCCGGACGACTTCCTCGACCACATTTTCGCTGTAATGGCTCTTTGTCCGCAACACACATTTCTGCTTTTAACGAAACGCCCCGAGAGAATGCGATCCTATCTAGCCAATGCCTCAAGGCCGTTTGCTGTCCAGAAAACGATGGACGGGATCAGTATCGATTTAGCTACCAAGCCAGCGACCAAAGAAGAGTGGCGGGCCGTGCTTGGATATGAGGGCTTTTATGAAGTTTCAGACCATGGGCGCGTACGGAGAGTTGGTGGTGGCACCAAGGGCCGGAGGACCCCAGAGGGAATACTGCGTCCCCGGGCCACAAGAGGGGGTTATTATTCAGTCTGCCTATCCCTCGGGGCACAGGTGCGCCAGGTTCGGATTAACCGGCTGGTACTTGAGGCGTTTGTTGGTCCGCCCCCATCCCCTGATGCTGAAGCGCGTCATCGTAATGGTGACCGAACAGACAACAGAATCGAAAACCTTTGCTGGGGATCAAAGAAGGATAACATGGCTGACGCCTCCCGACACGGTACCGCTGGCGTTTGGGCCAAGAGCCAAGCCAAATTCACCGCAGAGCAGGTAGCGGAGATACGTGATCTTCGCGCGAAGGGGCTAAAGCTTGACGACATAGCAGCCCAATACGGTACAACCCGTAAGCATATCTCCGCAATTTGTTTGGGGCATAAATACCGGCTCCCAGCGATACCATGGCCCCTGTCCAACGTCTGGCTCGGAGTCACCGCCGAGAACCAGGCCCGCGCCGATGAGCGGATTCCGATACTGTTGCAGATACCGGCTGCGGTGCGGTTTGTGAGCGTGGAACCGATGTTGGGGCCGGTGGAACTTTCGGAATATCTTAGCCCCAAGTTTTATGCGAGCGAAGAAAAACCAGCGCCGCTCGGTATTAACACCAAGCCATACAGAGCAGCAAGGCTCAGGGGAGCTATAAGTTGGGTGATCTGCGGCGTTGAAACCGGCCCCAACCGCCGTTCCGTGAGCCTGGACGACATCCGTCTCCTGCGCGACCAGGCGGTTGCCGCCGGGGTGCCCTTCTTCCTCAAGTCGGCCGAGATCGACGGGCGGATGGTTAAGATGCCTAAGCTCGACGGCCGCACCTGGGACGAGGCCCCGGAGGTGGGGCGGTGA
- a CDS encoding 3D domain-containing protein: MRFLDVALALVAALVVAVPPAEAPATWRPLPRPAENLVREDLQLVVEATAYSYGCGNGDGVTATGTPVRWGVVAVDPQIIPLGSRVEIAGLGVFQAEDTGGAIKGSRIDIWMPSRGMALQWGRRTVTVKF, translated from the coding sequence GTGCGCTTTTTAGATGTAGCCCTGGCCCTCGTGGCGGCCCTGGTGGTTGCCGTCCCGCCCGCGGAAGCGCCGGCGACCTGGCGGCCGCTCCCAAGGCCGGCGGAAAACCTGGTCCGCGAAGACCTGCAGCTCGTGGTCGAGGCGACGGCCTACAGTTACGGTTGCGGTAACGGCGACGGGGTAACGGCCACCGGGACACCGGTCCGCTGGGGCGTGGTGGCCGTGGATCCCCAGATCATCCCGCTCGGCAGCCGGGTGGAGATCGCCGGTCTGGGTGTGTTCCAGGCCGAGGATACCGGCGGGGCGATTAAGGGCAGCCGGATTGATATCTGGATGCCGAGCCGGGGGATGGCCCTGCAGTGGGGACGCCGGACAGTGACGGTCAAATTCTGA
- a CDS encoding DnaD domain protein, with protein sequence MAWIELHQSLPSHRKTLIAAELLNIPPVHFVGHITTFWLWCLDNVPDGILAGISPRMIARAAQWEGDPDQFFSALVQAGFVDIDQAEVPEIHDWHDYAGRLVERRRADAERKRAERKRKERGQKQDVRRMSDGCPTDVPQDSSRMSCVTKPNLTKHDHDHVKDHDAKVVHACEAFLGRLISQRDIEMINNWDYPLEIIQEAMRRAAAKGGKSLRYVDTILVSWAAKGWTTLAQIRRNDPPGKSRARAPDNVNADEERSGPYVPGPEETRQLINELLGGDAGG encoded by the coding sequence GTGGCCTGGATAGAGCTGCACCAATCACTACCAAGTCACAGGAAAACACTAATAGCGGCAGAGTTACTTAACATACCGCCGGTTCACTTTGTAGGACACATTACGACGTTTTGGTTGTGGTGTCTGGATAACGTTCCGGATGGCATTCTAGCCGGGATCTCGCCCAGGATGATCGCCAGGGCAGCCCAGTGGGAAGGCGATCCCGATCAGTTCTTCTCGGCTTTGGTGCAGGCAGGCTTTGTTGACATCGACCAGGCCGAGGTGCCAGAGATCCACGATTGGCATGATTATGCAGGCAGGCTTGTTGAGCGCCGGCGTGCGGACGCGGAGAGGAAAAGGGCGGAGAGGAAAAGGAAGGAACGCGGACAAAAGCAGGATGTCCGACGGATGTCCGACGGATGTCCGACGGATGTTCCACAGGATAGCAGCCGGATGTCCTGCGTAACCAAACCTAACCTAACCAAACATGATCATGATCATGTTAAGGATCATGATGCTAAAGTGGTACATGCCTGCGAGGCTTTCCTTGGTCGCCTTATCTCCCAAAGAGACATTGAGATGATCAACAACTGGGACTATCCCTTGGAGATCATACAAGAGGCCATGCGACGAGCCGCGGCTAAGGGCGGCAAATCCCTACGTTACGTCGATACGATCTTGGTGTCCTGGGCGGCGAAAGGGTGGACGACCCTGGCACAGATCCGGCGCAACGACCCGCCCGGCAAGTCGCGAGCACGAGCACCGGACAACGTCAACGCGGACGAGGAAAGGAGTGGACCGTACGTTCCGGGACCGGAAGAGACTCGTCAACTGATTAACGAGCTTTTGGGCGGTGATGCCGGTGGCTAA
- the dnaB gene encoding replicative DNA helicase, translating to MAKVEALMPQALDAEQALLALCMTIPDAAITAADLLRPADMYTPQHQAAFTAVCSLVAAGKPVDLVTLSDELRKKGDLDTVGGASYLASLLDLPGVDVPTSPGSLEYYAQMIRKAATKRRLMHAGRAIAALASDDGDTEDVMARAEALLADVSRGAEIAEAQLLGSVAEARWREMYRQRHERQPVGIATGFPDLDVILGGLQPADLIVLAARPSMGKTALALQVAYNVAELEMAPVVVFSAEMSAGCLADRLVCMRAGVNSFAARARRLSEDDWEAAVDAAYGLSDIPLYVDDSAELTTTNIRSRARRLKAKHGRLGLIVIDYLGLLQDPVERGESQTVRIGRMTRRCKALAKECGCPVVLLSQLSRAVELRQNKRPQMSDLRDSGEIEQHADVVLFIYRDDYYNQDSDRKGVAEIIVAKQRNGPTGTAELVWDAGKVRFLNLAKGVTL from the coding sequence GTGGCTAAGGTCGAGGCCTTGATGCCTCAAGCTTTAGATGCAGAACAAGCGTTGCTTGCACTTTGCATGACCATTCCTGATGCTGCTATCACAGCCGCGGACCTTTTGCGCCCAGCCGACATGTATACTCCGCAGCACCAGGCCGCGTTTACGGCTGTTTGTTCCCTAGTTGCCGCTGGAAAACCTGTAGACTTAGTTACGTTGAGCGATGAGTTACGCAAGAAGGGTGATCTCGATACTGTCGGCGGGGCAAGTTATCTCGCGTCGCTGCTGGATCTGCCAGGAGTAGATGTGCCAACTAGCCCGGGTAGCCTGGAATATTATGCTCAAATGATCCGTAAAGCGGCAACTAAGCGCAGATTAATGCACGCCGGCCGCGCAATCGCGGCTCTAGCTAGTGACGATGGCGACACTGAGGACGTGATGGCTAGGGCCGAGGCTCTACTTGCTGATGTCAGTAGAGGAGCAGAAATCGCTGAGGCGCAGCTCCTCGGTTCCGTGGCGGAGGCCCGGTGGCGTGAGATGTACCGGCAACGCCATGAGCGCCAGCCGGTCGGGATCGCCACCGGGTTCCCGGATCTTGACGTGATTTTGGGGGGCTTGCAGCCTGCCGACCTGATCGTCCTTGCTGCGCGTCCGTCGATGGGGAAGACGGCGCTGGCTTTGCAGGTGGCGTACAACGTAGCAGAGCTCGAGATGGCGCCGGTGGTCGTCTTTTCTGCCGAGATGTCCGCAGGCTGTCTGGCCGATCGGTTGGTTTGCATGCGCGCCGGGGTCAACAGCTTCGCCGCCCGTGCGCGGCGGTTGTCCGAGGATGATTGGGAGGCCGCCGTGGACGCGGCTTATGGACTGAGCGATATTCCGCTTTATGTCGACGACTCCGCCGAGCTGACGACGACCAATATCCGCAGCCGTGCGCGGCGGCTTAAAGCGAAACACGGACGCCTGGGGCTCATCGTGATCGACTACCTGGGCTTGCTGCAGGACCCCGTCGAGCGCGGGGAATCGCAGACGGTGCGCATCGGCCGGATGACGCGCCGGTGCAAGGCCCTGGCGAAGGAATGCGGGTGCCCGGTCGTCCTGCTGTCCCAGCTCTCCCGCGCGGTGGAACTGCGGCAGAACAAGCGGCCGCAGATGTCCGACCTGCGTGACAGCGGCGAGATCGAGCAGCATGCCGACGTGGTACTGTTCATCTACCGGGACGACTACTACAACCAGGACAGTGACCGGAAGGGCGTCGCGGAGATCATCGTCGCCAAGCAACGGAATGGCCCGACGGGGACCGCCGAACTGGTTTGGGACGCCGGCAAGGTCCGGTTCCTCAATCTTGCGAAAGGAGTGACCCTGTGA
- a CDS encoding RusA family crossover junction endodeoxyribonuclease, giving the protein MDEIKIVVPGRPVAKARPRIGYAGRKVMLYTPEETVEYERRVHTFGRLAMQGRELVRGLVVVTMRLYFARRARKSLPDTDNVVKAILDGLSGAVYVDDQQVARIVAERFIDRDERAEIVVEEVEYG; this is encoded by the coding sequence GTGGATGAGATCAAGATCGTCGTCCCTGGCCGCCCGGTCGCCAAAGCCCGGCCGCGGATCGGTTACGCCGGGCGCAAGGTTATGCTCTACACCCCCGAGGAGACGGTCGAATACGAGCGGCGGGTGCATACCTTCGGCCGGCTGGCGATGCAGGGGCGGGAGCTGGTGCGCGGCCTCGTGGTAGTCACCATGCGCCTGTACTTTGCCCGGCGGGCGCGCAAGAGCCTGCCCGACACAGACAACGTCGTCAAGGCGATCTTGGACGGTCTCAGCGGCGCCGTCTACGTCGACGACCAACAGGTGGCGCGCATTGTGGCGGAGCGGTTCATCGACCGGGATGAGCGGGCCGAAATCGTGGTGGAGGAGGTCGAGTATGGCTAA
- a CDS encoding terminase small subunit, whose translation MTERTTLTNREKVFVQEYLIDLNHRRAAERAGYKASSADKMGRRLLARPRVQAAIAAAMAERAQRTKITQDAVIEQLAKIAFADLKDFVSFGPHGVEIRDSNLVDGTVLSEVSQIVSKNGGSQRVKLHDKLKALELLGKHLGMFVDRQEITGPNGGPLRIEIPGLNPEVYGHGGRGEGTD comes from the coding sequence ATGACCGAACGGACCACGCTGACCAACCGGGAAAAGGTTTTCGTACAGGAGTACCTGATCGACCTGAACCACCGGCGAGCTGCGGAGAGGGCCGGCTACAAAGCGTCGAGCGCCGACAAGATGGGCAGACGGCTTTTGGCCCGTCCGCGTGTGCAGGCCGCCATTGCCGCAGCTATGGCCGAGCGGGCGCAGCGCACCAAGATCACCCAGGACGCTGTCATCGAGCAGCTGGCCAAGATCGCGTTCGCCGACCTCAAGGACTTCGTGAGCTTCGGCCCGCATGGGGTGGAGATCCGCGACTCAAACCTGGTCGACGGGACGGTCCTGTCGGAGGTCAGCCAGATCGTCAGCAAGAACGGCGGCAGCCAGCGCGTGAAGCTCCACGACAAGCTCAAGGCGTTGGAGCTGTTGGGGAAGCACCTGGGGATGTTTGTTGACCGGCAGGAGATCACCGGGCCGAACGGCGGCCCGTTACGTATAGAGATCCCCGGACTAAACCCGGAGGTGTACGGTCACGGTGGTCGTGGCGAAGGTACCGACTGA
- a CDS encoding phage terminase large subunit, translated as MVVAKVPTDGPVWAATPRQALFLNAAEDEVLYGGAAGGGKSDALLMFSILRRIAIPGSRGLILRRTFPELERSLILRSLELLAGRGAAYQAQYKRWRFPNGSLLEFGYCERDEDVYKYQSAEYEDICFDELTQFTEFQFTYLMSRCRTTKSGVRTLIRAATNPGGVGHGWVRSRFIDIAPWGERYTDPETGRTRRFIPAKLVDNPYLAGGQYERMLAQLPEAERRALRDGDWDVFAGQVFKEFSRDAHVIEPFPIPAGWRRWRALDFGFTNPACVLWLALGPDETVYVYRELYVTGMRAAELAQRVVEMSRGESITLTLADPAIFAKTGHEGESIAETMRQNGLPCQKADNDRLAGKQRVHDYLTVFEGWDGNPTSRLKIFSTCTNLIRTLPQLVYDKTRPEDVDTDGEDHAYDALRYALMNRPAVATKRRQPNVPAGISSITGY; from the coding sequence GTGGTCGTGGCGAAGGTACCGACTGATGGGCCGGTATGGGCGGCCACGCCCCGCCAAGCGCTGTTCCTCAACGCCGCCGAGGACGAGGTCCTGTACGGCGGCGCGGCGGGTGGCGGCAAATCGGACGCCCTGCTGATGTTCTCCATCCTGCGCCGGATCGCCATACCGGGCAGCCGGGGCCTGATACTACGGAGGACGTTCCCAGAGCTTGAGCGGTCGCTGATCCTGCGCTCGTTGGAGCTGTTAGCCGGCAGGGGCGCTGCCTATCAGGCACAGTACAAGCGGTGGCGTTTCCCTAATGGCAGCCTGCTGGAGTTTGGTTACTGCGAGCGCGATGAGGACGTTTACAAGTATCAATCGGCCGAATATGAGGATATCTGTTTCGATGAGCTGACGCAGTTCACAGAGTTCCAGTTTACCTACCTGATGAGCCGGTGCCGGACCACCAAGTCCGGGGTGCGGACGCTGATCAGGGCGGCCACCAACCCGGGCGGGGTCGGACATGGATGGGTACGTTCCAGGTTTATCGACATCGCCCCTTGGGGCGAGAGGTATACAGATCCTGAAACGGGCCGGACCAGGCGCTTTATCCCGGCCAAGCTCGTTGACAACCCTTATCTTGCTGGCGGGCAGTATGAACGCATGTTGGCTCAGCTGCCGGAGGCCGAGAGGCGCGCCCTCCGTGACGGCGACTGGGACGTGTTCGCTGGCCAGGTGTTCAAGGAGTTTTCGCGGGATGCGCACGTCATCGAGCCCTTTCCCATCCCGGCTGGCTGGCGGCGCTGGCGGGCGCTCGACTTCGGTTTCACCAATCCGGCCTGCGTCCTGTGGCTGGCCCTGGGACCGGACGAGACGGTCTACGTCTACCGTGAGTTGTACGTCACTGGGATGCGGGCCGCCGAGCTGGCGCAGAGGGTCGTCGAGATGAGCCGTGGAGAGAGCATTACCCTGACCCTGGCCGACCCGGCGATCTTCGCCAAGACGGGCCACGAGGGCGAGAGTATAGCGGAGACAATGCGGCAAAACGGCCTACCGTGCCAGAAGGCCGACAACGACCGCCTGGCCGGGAAGCAGCGGGTGCACGACTACCTGACGGTTTTCGAGGGCTGGGACGGCAATCCCACCAGCCGGCTAAAGATCTTCTCAACATGCACCAACCTTATCCGGACATTGCCGCAGTTGGTGTACGACAAGACCCGCCCCGAGGATGTGGACACTGACGGCGAGGACCACGCCTACGACGCGCTGCGGTATGCCTTGATGAACCGACCGGCTGTAGCGACCAAGAGGAGACAGCCGAACGTGCCAGCGGGGATTTCGAGCATCACGGGCTATTAG